From the Labrys wisconsinensis genome, the window AACCTCGGCGGATTGTGCGAGGTGTCGACCGCTGACAGATCCTTGGCATCTTCATGTCGATGGCTCGCTCGCCCGCAACCTCGGCTTCCAACCGACCGTCAGGACTGTCTGTCAGGCCGTACAAGAAAAGATCGTGTGAAAGCACGCTGGCAATCCGTGGCGACTATTATAGCCGTCCATCGGCCATCCCGGAGGGATCAGCCGCCACCATCCCCAGGCCCGGCGGTCCGGACGTCCCATCCCGCCATGGCGACATCCGCCACCGCCTCCAGGTCGGCGCGGCTTGCCCCGTCGCGGGCGAGGATCGACATGCCGTTCTGAACGGTCTGCACGAAGCGGGCGAGCGCGTGGAGGTCGGTCGAGGTCGGAATTTCGCCTTCCGCCACCGCCCGGTCGAGGCGGGTCGACAGCCGTTCGAAGGTGACGGCGCGCGCCGACCGGGCCAGCTCGCCCAAGTCCGCGTGACCTTCGCTGCCGACCGACGAGAGCGTCACCATGCAGCCGCGGGGGATATCCGCGACACAGCCGGTCAGCGCCGCGGCCGAATCCTCGAGGAAAGACCGGACGGCATCGCGCGCGGTTCCAGCCGCGTGAAACCCGGCCCAAACATATCCTTCGTTGGTCACGGCATAGTGGCGCAGCGCCTCAGCATAAAGTGCTTCCTTCGATTGGAAGGCGGCATAGAGGCTGGGCGCACCGATACCCATCGCGTGCGTCAAGTCGGCGATGGACGTCGCCTCGAAACCCTTGGCCCAGAACAGGCGGGTCGCTTGCTCCAGCGCAGCGGTCCGATCGAACGCGCGCGGCCGCCCGCGCGCAGGCGCGGTCGTCGCGACGGCATCGGAGCTCGGGCCAGAATTTTGCATCAACCGCTACATAAACCCATTGACCCCTGGCGGCAATGACTCTAGCCTTTCTGTATCGATCACTAGAGAAATGGTGTTACCATGACGGACCTGGTTGGAAAGCGCGCGCTCGTGACGGGCGGGTCACGCGGCATTGGCGCGGCGATCGCGATCGCCCTCGCGGAAAAGGGCGCGGATGTAGCGCTCACCTATGAGAGATCCGCCGAACGTGCTGCCGAGGTCGTTCGGGCGATCGAGGGCAGGGGCCGCAAGGCCGTCGCCATTCGAGCAGACAGCGCCGATCCGGCGGCGGTCAAGCGCTCCGTCAACGAAGCGGCCGAGGCGCTGGGCGGCCTCGACATCGTCGTCAACAATGCCGCGATCGCACTCTACGCCACGACGGCCGAGATCAGCGTCGAGACCATCGACGCGATGCTCGACGTCAACGTGCGTGGACCCGTGCTCGCGGCGCAGGCCGCCATTCCCTATCTTTCCGCGGGCGGGCGCATCGTCACGATCGGTTCCGCCGGTGCGGAGCGTATCGTCGGACATCCCGGCACGTTCTACTATATGACCAAATCCGCCTTGCACTCGTTCACGCGCGGACTCGCCCAAGAACTGGGACCACGCGATATCACGGTGAATCTGGTCCAGCCGGGCTCGACCGACACCGACATGAACCCCGCCAACGGTGAGTTCTCCGACTTCCAGCGCAGCCTGAGCCCGCTTGGGCGGTACGGCGCGCCGGAGGACGTCGCCGCCGCCGTCGCCTTTCTGGCAAGCCCTTCGGCGCGGCATATCACCGGCGCCATTCTGACGGTGGACGGGGGACAGACGACCTGAAACGGGCATGGCCCTGTCCTGCGGAGACGGGCCGGTCTCCTCCGCTCCGCGACTGGGTCGTGAATCAAGTCACAGGTTCGTTCCGGCCATCCCTGCCGTAGTTTCGGCGGCTTCAGCGCGCCGTAGCGTATAAAAGACGGTGGCTCCCTGAGCAGGACTCGAACCTGCGACCATTCGATTAACAGTCGAACGCTCTACCAGCTGAGCTATCAGGGAATGTGGCCGAAGCCTCAGCGAGGTCGCGGCTATAGCAACATCGCTCCGCGTTGCCAAGCGCCTTTCGCCGGCCGCGGCGAGAAACCGCGGAGCGCCTCCGGGCATCGTTAGCGCCGCCTTGCAGGCTTCGCGGAGAGGGCGTGAACTTTCCACGACAGAGCCGCATTTCTCGTGCGGGAATGGCACGGGGCAGGCGAGGGAAGGGCTGGCGGGGGATGCACAGGCCGAGGATCCGATTCGGCGAGCGGCATGTCCACCTGCCGCGGTCGCGGGCGCTGCGGCTGCTGGTCGGCGGGCTGTTCGTCGCCGGCGGCCTGCTCGGCTTCCTGCCGATTCTCGGCTTCTGGATGGTGCCGCTCGGGCTGCTGATTCTCTCGGTCGACGTGCCGGTGGTGCGGCGCTGGCGCCGGCGGGCGGCGGTGTGGTGGGCGCGGCGGCGACGCGCCCGGCAGGGCCTCAGGCCTTGATCTTCACATAGCTGCCGGGCGCCTCGCCCAGCGGCTTCCTCCGGCCGCCGGGCTTGCGCTTCGCCGCCGCGATGCGCTCGGGCGCCTGCGCGGTCAGCCAGGCGAGCCAGTCCGGCCACCAGGAGCCGGGATGCTCCTGTGCGCCGGCGAGCCAGTCCTCGTAGGCGCCCTCGGGCGGGCCGCCGAGCCAGTACTGGTACTTGCCCTTGGCCGGTGGGTTGATCACCCCGGCGATGTGGCCCGAGCCGGTCAGGACATAGCGCACCGGGCCGCCGAAGGCGGCGGAGCCGACGAAAACCGACTTGGGCGGGGCGATATGGTCCTCGCGCGTCGCCAGGTTGTAGATCGGGATCGTCACCTTCTTCAGGTCCACGGGCGCGCCGTCGATCTCCATGCGGCCCCGGCTGAGGCGGTTCTCCAGGTAGCAGTAGCGGAGATAGAAGGAGTGGTTCGCCTCGGGCATGCGGGTGGAATCGGAATTCCAGTAGAGCAGGTCGAAGGGGAAGGGCTGCTTGCCGCGCACATAATTGTTGACCACGTAGGGCCAGATCAGGTCCTGGCTGCGCAGCATGTTGAAGGCGGCGGCCATCTTCGAGCCGGCGAGATAGCCGTGCTCGGCCATCTTGCGCTCCACCGCCTGGATCTGCTCCTCGTCGACGAACACCTTCAGGTCGCCGGCATGGGTGAAGTCGACCTGGGTGGCGAACAGCGTCGCCGAGGCGATGCGCCGGTCGCCTTGCGCCGCCATCCAGCCCAGCGTCACCGAGAGCAGGGTGCCGCCGACGCAATAGCCGATGGCGCTGACGTCGGTCTCGCCGGTGATCTTGCGGATCTCGTCCAGGGCCGCGAGCGGGCCCTCGCGCATATATTCGGCAAAGCCCTTGCGGCGCTGCTCCGGGCCGGGATTGACCCAGGAGATGACGAAGACGGTGAGCCCCTGCTCGACGCACCAGCGGATGAAGCTCTTCTCCGGGTTGAGATCGAGGATGTAGAACTTGTTGATCCAGGGCGGGCAGATCAGCAGCGGGCGCTGGTAGACCGTCTCGGTGGCCGGCGCGTATTGCAGGAGCTCCATGGTCTGGTTGCGGAACACAACCTTGCCCGGGGTGAGCGCCAGGTTGACGCCGACCTCGAACTTGGAGGCGTCGGACTGGCGCAGCTTGAGGTCGCCCTGGCCGGCGGCGATGTCCTCGGCCAGCATGTGCAGCCCGCGCACCAGGTTCTCGCCGTTCTCGGCCAGGGTCTGCCGGATC encodes:
- a CDS encoding SDR family NAD(P)-dependent oxidoreductase, encoding MTDLVGKRALVTGGSRGIGAAIAIALAEKGADVALTYERSAERAAEVVRAIEGRGRKAVAIRADSADPAAVKRSVNEAAEALGGLDIVVNNAAIALYATTAEISVETIDAMLDVNVRGPVLAAQAAIPYLSAGGRIVTIGSAGAERIVGHPGTFYYMTKSALHSFTRGLAQELGPRDITVNLVQPGSTDTDMNPANGEFSDFQRSLSPLGRYGAPEDVAAAVAFLASPSARHITGAILTVDGGQTT
- a CDS encoding PHA/PHB synthase family protein: MDKDRKPPEDPFTFAGGDIEALSRNIARAIEEGGKAMAAYLRPREDGRVKTGLTDEIADAVKTFGHLAEYWMKDPQRAVEAQSRLASGFMELWASSLKRMAGEPAAPAAAPDPRDPRFKAPEWSENQFFDVIKQAYLITTRWADKLVKDAEGLEPHMKHKADFYVRQLSAALSPSNFIATNPELIRQTLAENGENLVRGLHMLAEDIAAGQGDLKLRQSDASKFEVGVNLALTPGKVVFRNQTMELLQYAPATETVYQRPLLICPPWINKFYILDLNPEKSFIRWCVEQGLTVFVISWVNPGPEQRRKGFAEYMREGPLAALDEIRKITGETDVSAIGYCVGGTLLSVTLGWMAAQGDRRIASATLFATQVDFTHAGDLKVFVDEEQIQAVERKMAEHGYLAGSKMAAAFNMLRSQDLIWPYVVNNYVRGKQPFPFDLLYWNSDSTRMPEANHSFYLRYCYLENRLSRGRMEIDGAPVDLKKVTIPIYNLATREDHIAPPKSVFVGSAAFGGPVRYVLTGSGHIAGVINPPAKGKYQYWLGGPPEGAYEDWLAGAQEHPGSWWPDWLAWLTAQAPERIAAAKRKPGGRRKPLGEAPGSYVKIKA
- a CDS encoding TetR/AcrR family transcriptional regulator; the encoded protein is MQNSGPSSDAVATTAPARGRPRAFDRTAALEQATRLFWAKGFEATSIADLTHAMGIGAPSLYAAFQSKEALYAEALRHYAVTNEGYVWAGFHAAGTARDAVRSFLEDSAAALTGCVADIPRGCMVTLSSVGSEGHADLGELARSARAVTFERLSTRLDRAVAEGEIPTSTDLHALARFVQTVQNGMSILARDGASRADLEAVADVAMAGWDVRTAGPGDGGG